A window of Cydia pomonella isolate Wapato2018A chromosome 22, ilCydPomo1, whole genome shotgun sequence contains these coding sequences:
- the LOC133530244 gene encoding serine/threonine-protein phosphatase 2A regulatory subunit B'' subunit gamma-like: MSEKDTKSENDDSKNTQTVEKPLDEAQIKVNNMLKDRLRKYIKKLDDTNTSITKEESRKIEIETFKQLYKPKIEGDEESYKKIPKFYYKLPRPDEVLAQKLREETRAQFLQKKSKELLDNSELKHLWSLLEKSNGSYSTSNNDELMIDYFQFKKIRDEAGPKYRPYFTAEVFGRLQAAEGGAGRVRGVSLFNYVMRRVWLQQTRIGLSLYDVTGQGYLTEHDLESYIAELVPSLAALDGLDSSFSSFYVCTAARKFLFFLDPLRVGRVRIRDVLSCSFLDDLLELREEDLPMELQEQNWFSAASALRVYGQYLNLDRDHNGMLSISELAGYGSGTLTRAFLQRVFQQCLTYDGEMDYKTYLELVLALENRRQPAALAYLFRLLDINSQGYLDKFTLNYFFKAIQEQMVAHGAEPVNFEDVKDEIFDMIRPEHPSRITLQDLIRSGHGHTAVSILLELHGFWAYENREALAAAPEPS, translated from the exons ATGTCCGAAAAAGACACTAAAAGTGAAAATGATGACTCTAAAAATACACAGACGGTCGAGAAACCTTTGGACGAAGCGCAAATCAAAGTTAACAACATGCTAAAAGATCGCTTACGGAAGTACATTAAAAAGTTGGACG ACACAAACACTAGCATCACTAAGGAGGAAAGTagaaaaatagaaatagaaacttTCAAACAGCTATACAAGCCGAAAATAGAAGGAGATGAAGAATCTTACAAGAAAATACCTAAGTTTTACTACAAACTCCCTCGTCCTGATGAGGTGTTGGCTCAAAAGCTAAGAGAGGAGACTCGGGCGCAGTTCCTACAGAAGAAAAGTAAGGAGTTGTTGGACAACAGTGAGCTGAAGCACCTCTGGAGTCTGTTGGAGAAGTCTAATGGAAGCTACAGCACTTCTAACAATGACGAGCTGATGATAGACTACTTCCAGTTTAAAAAGATCAGGGATGAGGCTGGGCCGAAGTACAG GCCATACTTCACAGCAGAAGTATTCGGTCGGCTGCAGGCGGCGGAGGGCGGCGCGGGGCGGGTGCGGGGCGTGTCGCTCTTCAACTACGTGATGCGGCGCGTGTGGCTGCAGCAGACACGTATTGGTCTCTCGCTCTACGACGTCACCGGCCAGGGCTACCTTACCGAGCAT GATCTGGAGAGCTACATTGCCGAGCTAGTGCCGTCCCTGGCAGCACTAGATGGTCTAGACTCCTCATTCAGCTCGTTCTACGTGTGCACGGCGGCGCGCAAGTTCCTGTTCTTCCTGGACCCGCTACGTGTCGGCCGCGTGAGGATACGGGACGTGCTGTCCTGCTCCTTTTTAGATGATTTGCTCGAG CTGCGCGAGGAAGACCTGCCGATGGAGCTGCAAGAGCAGAACTGGTTCAGCGCGGCGTCGGCCCTGCGCGTGTACGGCCAGTACCTCAACCTGGACCGCGACCACAACGGCATGCTGTCCATCTCCGAGCTGGCCGG CTACGGCTCCGGCACGCTGACGCGCGCGTTCCTCCAGCGCGTGTTCCAGCAGTGCCTCACGTACGACGGCGAGATGGACTACAAGACCTACCTCGAGCTAGTGCTGGCCCTGGAGAACAGGAGGCAGCCCGCCGCGCTCGCCTACCTGTTCCGCCTGCTCGACATCAACTCGCAGGGCTACCTGGACAAGTTCACGCTCAACTACTTCTTCAAG GCCATCCAGGAGCAGATGGTGGCGCACGGCGCGGAGCCGGTCAACTTCGAGGACGTGAAGGACGAGATCTTCGACATGATCCGCCCCGAGCACCCCTCGCGCATCACCCTGCAGGACCTCATCCGCAG CGGGCACGGGCACACGGCGGTGTCGATCCTGCTGGAGCTGCACGGGTTCTGGGCCTACGAGAACCGCGAGGCGCTGGCCGCCGCGCCCGAGCCCTCCTGA